A section of the Bacteroidales bacterium genome encodes:
- a CDS encoding collagen-like protein: protein MNRIFKPFLQIVFCCFSFFTFTLQAQENVGIGTTTPDPSSILDLSAIDKGFLVPRLTTIQRMAIDHPTQGLLVYDIDTLCFFYFKVDDQLTHPDDSVWVNLCGAGVGGGTVGGTGPAGPTGPTGPTGAIGINGVTGPTGPSGADGITGPTGPVGATGADGTASATGATGPTGPTGNPGTAGATGSPGTTGPTGPTGNPGTAGATGSTGSTGPTGSATVDFYEVSSSITTINNTSFKDISGLSVVVNITTVPAKVFISTYGSLEIRTPTGGGGVYIPALASVEVGIMMNGATVALQDVDISDSQDGAPPGVTNYKFLHFWSFHKYVLINTPGSYTVKVRARKSKDNTEDFNAGGNQSASQNNQGNLIIQVFY, encoded by the coding sequence ATGAATAGAATTTTCAAACCATTTCTTCAGATTGTATTCTGTTGTTTTTCATTTTTTACTTTCACTTTACAGGCACAGGAAAATGTCGGTATAGGAACAACAACACCTGATCCTTCTTCTATTCTTGATTTATCAGCTATTGATAAAGGATTTTTGGTGCCGCGATTAACCACTATTCAAAGAATGGCTATCGATCATCCAACTCAGGGATTATTGGTTTATGATATTGATACACTATGCTTTTTCTATTTTAAAGTTGATGATCAGCTTACACATCCTGATGATTCTGTTTGGGTAAATTTATGCGGAGCAGGTGTTGGTGGTGGAACTGTTGGTGGAACTGGTCCAGCAGGCCCTACAGGTCCGACAGGCCCAACTGGAGCAATAGGAATTAATGGTGTGACAGGTCCAACTGGTCCTTCTGGTGCTGATGGAATAACCGGCCCAACTGGCCCGGTAGGTGCAACTGGTGCAGATGGTACCGCTAGTGCAACCGGCGCAACTGGCCCTACAGGTCCTACAGGTAACCCAGGCACAGCCGGCGCAACTGGTTCACCCGGCACAACTGGTCCTACAGGCCCAACAGGTAACCCGGGTACAGCTGGAGCAACCGGTTCAACTGGATCTACAGGTCCTACAGGTTCTGCAACTGTTGATTTTTATGAAGTTTCATCTTCAATCACTACAATTAACAATACGAGTTTTAAAGATATAAGCGGATTGTCTGTAGTTGTAAATATTACTACAGTTCCTGCAAAAGTTTTTATATCAACATATGGCTCGCTTGAAATAAGAACTCCTACAGGTGGAGGAGGTGTTTATATTCCTGCCCTGGCTTCAGTTGAAGTTGGTATTATGATGAATGGTGCAACAGTAGCTTTACAGGATGTTGATATTTCTGACTCGCAGGATGGTGCTCCTCCAGGTGTAACAAATTATAAATTTCTACATTTCTGGAGTTTTCATAAATATGTACTAATAAATACTCCGGGATCATATACAGTTAAAGTTAGAGCTAGAAAATCTAAAGATAATACGGAAGACTTTAATGCAGGTGGTAATCAATCTGCAAGTCAAAACAATCAAGGAAATTTAATAATACAGGTTTTCTATTAA
- a CDS encoding tetratricopeptide repeat protein translates to MKKIIIAVFALILTTTAIYGQKTLVYMDPVAEYQKGLDLFSKEKYNPALESFSKIIDAISDPQSDMRITAEYYAAICAVELYNNDAEYRLKKFIGNYPENSKAKMAGFQLGKLEYRQKKYRKASKSFENVDVYDLANDELPEYYCKLGYSYFMQDEYDKAKKQFYEIKDIDTKYFAASNYYYAHIAYNEKNYETALKCFKNIENDKDFGSIVPYYIVQIYYLQEKYEDVIKYAPTLLDSANAKRVDEITRVLGESYFKTGDYKNSISYLEKYASITKNTITRKDNYELGYAYYKAGSDISKAIEYFEKVTTESDSLAQNTFYILGDCYLKNNNKKFAKNAFLSAYKLSFYPDIKEDALYNYAKLSYDLALNPYNEAITSFQNYMKNYPSSPKVEEARRYLISLYLSTKNYKAALSSLDSMKNRDTQMNMAYQKIAYYRGVELFNNKNISGAIEMFDKSNKYPINKTIKAECFYWKAEGLYRNSEFDSAKQVYEDFLLLPGAFSLPTYNDAYYNIGYCYFKQKEYKSANKAFRKYTGNKDITNKKMLNDAYLRIGDCYFISKDYSEAVENYDKAITTNNFDIDYAMFQKALCLHAQGKYDKKISTLTTMLERFPKTTYADDATFELATAYLIKNDNDKALEYYNDIVKNYPSSNYVKNAYLKIGLIYNNEEKTELALQAFKKVVSAYPATDASKDALENIRDIYCGHEKCDSFYVYVKSLPFKYGSNIDMEQDSVTYKACENNYLKNQDCDKSITSFNNYLQKFPNGYFVVNANYYKSECEYKNKNYDEALKGYDFVASQPQNKFSEYAIQNAAEICYYLKRYDSAATFYSKLESNAEYKSNIIEARTMIMRCYWKAGKTDKAIKAAKKLITTEKITSEELTEAYITIGRAAMLIDSTSLAQTQFEFAYKQNPTSEFGAEAKYNLALIQYKLKEYDNAEKTVFEVINQVPSYDYWVTKSFILLADIYTNNGNVLQAKATLNSIIDNSENPELVQIAHEKLNTIMQTEIKQEQQKVEEDIDIKFKNNPNGSEKIPEENNNQQKEENNNE, encoded by the coding sequence ATGAAAAAAATTATCATTGCTGTTTTCGCACTGATACTAACCACTACAGCCATATATGGTCAAAAAACTTTAGTATATATGGATCCGGTGGCAGAATATCAAAAAGGACTTGATTTATTCAGCAAAGAAAAATATAATCCTGCACTGGAATCATTCTCGAAAATTATTGATGCCATCAGCGATCCACAATCGGATATGCGCATTACTGCTGAATACTATGCGGCAATCTGTGCCGTTGAGCTTTACAACAATGATGCGGAATACCGTTTAAAAAAATTCATTGGGAATTATCCTGAAAATTCAAAAGCTAAAATGGCAGGATTCCAGTTAGGTAAACTTGAATACCGACAGAAAAAATACCGCAAAGCTTCAAAATCATTCGAAAATGTTGATGTTTACGATTTAGCCAATGATGAACTCCCTGAATATTATTGCAAACTCGGGTATTCCTATTTTATGCAGGACGAGTATGATAAAGCAAAAAAACAATTTTATGAAATAAAAGATATTGATACAAAATATTTCGCTGCTTCAAATTACTACTATGCACATATAGCTTACAATGAAAAAAATTATGAAACGGCTTTAAAATGTTTTAAGAATATTGAAAACGATAAAGATTTCGGTTCTATTGTCCCCTATTATATTGTACAGATCTACTACCTCCAGGAAAAATATGAAGATGTAATTAAATACGCCCCTACCCTGCTCGATTCGGCCAATGCCAAGCGTGTTGATGAAATAACAAGAGTATTGGGAGAATCATATTTTAAAACCGGTGATTATAAAAATTCTATTTCTTACCTTGAAAAATATGCTTCCATTACAAAAAATACGATAACACGTAAAGACAATTACGAGTTGGGTTATGCCTATTATAAAGCAGGTTCTGACATTTCAAAAGCCATTGAATATTTTGAAAAAGTTACCACCGAAAGCGATTCTCTTGCTCAAAATACGTTTTATATACTTGGCGATTGTTACCTGAAGAACAACAATAAAAAATTTGCTAAAAACGCATTCCTGTCAGCTTACAAATTATCGTTCTACCCAGATATAAAGGAAGACGCTTTGTATAATTACGCCAAGTTATCATATGACCTGGCATTGAACCCATATAATGAAGCCATCACTTCTTTCCAGAATTATATGAAAAATTATCCTTCTTCACCCAAAGTTGAAGAAGCAAGAAGATACCTGATCAGCCTTTATCTTTCAACAAAAAATTATAAAGCAGCCCTTTCTTCGCTTGATAGCATGAAAAACCGCGACACCCAGATGAATATGGCTTACCAGAAAATTGCGTACTACAGGGGTGTTGAACTCTTTAATAATAAAAATATTTCCGGCGCTATTGAAATGTTCGACAAGTCAAATAAATATCCTATAAATAAAACCATTAAAGCGGAATGCTTTTACTGGAAAGCCGAAGGACTTTACAGAAATTCAGAATTCGATTCTGCCAAACAGGTTTATGAAGATTTCCTGTTGTTGCCCGGAGCCTTTAGTCTACCAACGTACAACGATGCTTATTACAATATTGGTTATTGCTATTTCAAACAGAAAGAATATAAATCTGCCAATAAAGCATTCCGGAAATATACCGGGAATAAAGATATTACCAATAAAAAAATGCTGAACGATGCCTACCTGCGTATTGGCGACTGTTACTTCATTTCAAAAGATTATTCCGAGGCTGTTGAAAATTACGACAAAGCCATTACAACAAATAATTTTGATATTGATTATGCTATGTTCCAGAAAGCGCTTTGCCTGCATGCTCAAGGCAAATACGACAAAAAAATCAGTACGCTTACAACAATGCTCGAACGTTTTCCAAAAACCACTTACGCCGATGATGCTACATTTGAACTGGCAACAGCATACCTGATAAAAAATGATAACGACAAAGCATTAGAATATTATAATGATATTGTGAAAAATTATCCTTCCAGCAATTATGTAAAAAATGCTTATTTAAAAATCGGGCTTATTTATAATAATGAAGAAAAAACTGAATTAGCTTTACAGGCATTCAAAAAAGTTGTGAGTGCATATCCTGCAACCGATGCTTCGAAAGATGCACTGGAAAACATTCGCGATATTTATTGTGGTCATGAAAAATGCGACAGCTTTTATGTTTATGTAAAAAGCCTTCCTTTTAAATACGGCTCAAACATTGACATGGAACAGGATTCGGTTACTTATAAAGCTTGTGAGAATAATTATTTAAAGAACCAGGATTGCGATAAATCAATCACCAGTTTTAATAATTACCTACAAAAATTTCCGAACGGATATTTTGTTGTTAATGCCAATTACTATAAATCAGAATGTGAATATAAAAATAAAAATTATGATGAAGCTCTGAAAGGCTATGATTTTGTAGCATCACAGCCGCAAAACAAATTCTCGGAATATGCCATTCAGAATGCCGCCGAAATTTGTTATTACCTGAAACGCTACGACAGTGCTGCTACATTTTATTCCAAACTCGAATCGAATGCAGAATACAAATCGAACATCATCGAAGCACGTACAATGATCATGCGCTGTTACTGGAAAGCAGGTAAAACCGATAAGGCAATTAAAGCAGCAAAGAAATTAATTACAACCGAAAAAATCACTTCCGAAGAATTGACCGAAGCATACATCACTATTGGTCGTGCAGCAATGCTCATCGACAGCACTTCACTTGCACAAACCCAGTTTGAATTTGCTTACAAGCAAAACCCCACTTCCGAATTCGGGGCTGAAGCCAAGTACAACCTTGCGCTTATTCAATACAAGCTTAAGGAATATGATAATGCCGAGAAAACAGTTTTTGAAGTAATCAACCAGGTGCCTTCATATGATTACTGGGTAACAAAAAGCTTTATACTTCTTGCCGATATTTATACCAACAATGGAAATGTATTACAGGCAAAAGCTACACTCAACAGTATCATCGATAATTCCGAAAACCCTGAACTGGTTCAAATTGCTCATGAGAAACTAAATACTATAATGCAAACAGAAATTAAGCAGGAACAACAAAAAGTTGAAGAAGATATTGATATCAAGTTCAAGAATAATCCTAATGGCAGTGAAAAAATACCTGAAGAAAATAATAATCAACAAAAGGAGGAAAATAACAATGAATAA
- a CDS encoding T9SS type A sorting domain-containing protein gives MKKFLHSSGKWVLTVLSFLFVILTTINQGQAQNPVASDDCSTAPMICNLDGYTGNTSSSYTPDCSTCASSGGDYSNMCQSCSEFDGIINNNSWITFTAEATIATLKFDVTNCVNHQGIQFGIYSGSNCDNFHLLTDIAFTSPTQGLGEGAFTITANPLTVGNVYYIMVDGYAGDVCDYEISVIDGIATGTVTGTASVCAGLSGVTYHISTNATGYVWTVPAGATITAGQGTNTITVNWGTASSGDVICQTSAGACPGILRNFPVTVNPIPVAEAGVAPSQITCTSTSMVLTGSGGGTYSWSASNGGHIVSGANTATPTIDAAGTYTLTVTTNGCSASDNVVVTQSIVLPTAEAGASPGTITCANTSMVLSGSGGGTYSWSASNGGHIVSGANTSTPTIDAGGTYTLTVTQGTCTATDNVVVSQNTTPPAADAGTAPGTLTCTVTSLQLTGSGGGTYSWTASNGGNIVSGANTATPTIDAAGTYNVVVTGGNGCTASDFVVITLDNTPPPAEAGMAPGIITCSTTTLVLSGSGGGTYSWSASNGGHIVSGAATANPTIDAGGTYTLTVTNGTCTATDDIVISQNTTPPTANAGIDTNICPGTSTILNASGGVIYLWSPSATLDDPNLQSPTATPALVTTYSVIVTGTNGCTATDTVMIGFYQTVTPVINPSGLTGFCDSSSVDVSLDAGAGYTTYNWSNGETTQVIDVTFPGTYVVTVVDNHSCSILSSGAVVYVEAPMIPPVIIAEGPSTFCEGDSVYLHTTVPYYTYLWSSGSTTSYIDVYETNNYIVTVTDSLGCKAVSAPYHVQVNPNPVAFASYSNNMLDVSFFDFSINATDWNWDFGDGQSSLLSDPTHLYDSADVYMVIFTATNACGSDNDTLYIDLPGPAGFNDYNEIISEFLLFPVPAENNLFISFMMNKSINLELSIIDVIGREIISERIEKSTGKYIKSYDLSEISGGLYFIYLKSDDIISVQKFIKK, from the coding sequence ATGAAAAAATTTCTACATTCTTCTGGAAAATGGGTACTTACTGTACTGTCATTTTTATTCGTTATATTAACTACAATCAATCAAGGTCAGGCGCAGAACCCCGTAGCCAGCGATGATTGTTCAACTGCTCCCATGATTTGTAACCTTGATGGTTACACAGGCAATACCAGCTCATCATATACTCCTGATTGTTCAACCTGTGCTTCCTCTGGTGGTGATTATAGTAATATGTGTCAATCCTGCAGCGAATTTGATGGAATAATAAATAATAATTCATGGATTACTTTTACTGCTGAAGCTACAATTGCTACTTTAAAATTTGATGTTACCAATTGTGTCAATCATCAAGGAATTCAATTTGGAATTTATTCAGGAAGTAATTGCGATAACTTTCATTTGTTAACAGATATTGCTTTCACGTCTCCCACTCAGGGTTTAGGTGAAGGTGCGTTTACGATTACTGCAAATCCATTAACTGTAGGAAATGTTTATTATATTATGGTTGATGGTTATGCTGGCGATGTTTGTGATTATGAAATTTCGGTTATTGATGGTATCGCTACAGGAACTGTAACAGGAACAGCAAGCGTATGTGCCGGACTAAGTGGAGTTACTTATCATATCAGTACCAATGCTACAGGTTATGTTTGGACAGTTCCTGCAGGAGCTACAATTACTGCAGGGCAGGGAACAAATACGATTACTGTAAACTGGGGTACTGCTTCATCTGGAGATGTAATTTGTCAAACTTCTGCTGGTGCTTGTCCGGGAATACTCCGGAATTTCCCGGTTACTGTAAACCCTATACCTGTTGCTGAAGCAGGCGTTGCCCCTAGTCAGATAACATGTACATCAACATCTATGGTATTAACGGGTAGTGGTGGAGGAACATATTCATGGAGTGCCTCTAATGGTGGCCATATTGTATCTGGCGCAAATACTGCAACTCCAACTATTGATGCAGCGGGAACATATACTTTAACTGTTACAACGAACGGATGCAGTGCATCGGATAATGTTGTTGTAACTCAGAGTATAGTTTTACCAACAGCAGAAGCAGGTGCATCGCCAGGAACAATTACATGTGCAAATACATCAATGGTATTATCTGGTAGTGGTGGCGGAACATATTCATGGAGTGCATCAAATGGAGGTCATATAGTATCTGGTGCAAATACTTCAACTCCAACCATTGATGCTGGTGGAACATATACGCTTACTGTTACTCAAGGAACTTGTACAGCAACAGATAATGTTGTTGTTTCACAAAATACAACACCTCCTGCTGCAGATGCTGGAACAGCTCCGGGAACACTAACTTGTACGGTTACAAGTTTGCAATTAACAGGAAGTGGCGGAGGAACATATTCATGGACTGCCTCAAATGGAGGCAATATTGTTTCAGGTGCAAATACAGCAACTCCAACAATTGATGCAGCTGGCACATATAATGTTGTTGTAACAGGAGGGAATGGTTGTACTGCATCTGATTTTGTTGTAATAACTTTAGATAATACTCCACCTCCTGCAGAAGCAGGAATGGCGCCTGGTATAATAACCTGTTCAACAACAACTCTTGTTTTATCAGGAAGTGGTGGTGGAACATATTCGTGGAGCGCCTCGAATGGTGGACATATTGTTTCAGGTGCTGCTACTGCAAATCCTACAATTGATGCAGGTGGAACTTATACGTTGACCGTTACAAACGGAACTTGTACTGCGACTGATGATATTGTTATTTCGCAAAATACCACTCCTCCTACAGCAAATGCTGGTATTGATACAAATATATGCCCGGGAACATCAACAATATTAAATGCAAGTGGAGGTGTTATATATCTATGGTCTCCATCAGCAACATTGGATGATCCTAATCTTCAAAGTCCAACGGCTACACCAGCTTTAGTAACAACTTACTCAGTAATTGTAACAGGTACAAATGGATGTACTGCTACAGATACTGTAATGATTGGTTTTTATCAAACAGTTACTCCTGTTATTAATCCTTCCGGGCTTACCGGATTTTGTGATTCGTCAAGTGTAGATGTTTCTCTTGATGCAGGTGCCGGTTACACAACATATAATTGGTCTAATGGAGAAACAACTCAAGTAATTGATGTAACTTTTCCGGGTACATATGTTGTTACAGTTGTTGATAATCATAGTTGCAGCATATTATCATCAGGAGCTGTTGTATACGTTGAAGCACCAATGATTCCACCAGTGATCATTGCCGAAGGTCCGTCAACATTCTGTGAAGGCGATTCCGTTTATTTACATACAACCGTTCCTTACTATACATATTTGTGGTCGAGTGGTTCAACAACATCTTATATTGATGTTTATGAAACAAATAATTATATTGTTACCGTAACTGATTCATTAGGATGTAAAGCCGTTTCAGCTCCATATCATGTTCAGGTAAATCCAAATCCTGTTGCATTTGCAAGCTATTCAAACAATATGTTAGATGTATCGTTCTTTGATTTTTCAATAAACGCTACTGATTGGAACTGGGATTTTGGTGATGGACAATCATCATTATTAAGCGACCCAACTCATTTGTATGATTCTGCAGATGTATACATGGTTATATTTACTGCAACCAATGCCTGCGGAAGCGATAATGATACTTTATATATAGATTTACCAGGTCCGGCAGGTTTTAACGATTATAATGAAATAATTTCGGAATTTTTACTATTCCCTGTTCCAGCTGAAAATAATTTATTTATTTCTTTTATGATGAATAAATCAATAAATTTGGAACTTTCAATTATTGATGTAATCGGAAGGGAAATAATTTCTGAAAGAATAGAAAAAAGTACAGGAAAGTATATAAAGAGTTACGATTTATCAGAGATATCAGGAGGATTATATTTTATTTATTTGAAGTCGGATGATATTATTAGTGTTCAAAAATTTATTAAAAAGTAA
- a CDS encoding DUF2027 domain-containing protein, translating into MNLKPGDRVSFLNEKRDGIVKKILQNKMVIVEIEDGFEIPVISSDLVKVNAFDDEEQNDNKYSNRKNDTQPEPEERFPERFGFDTSLTEDLKLKKGFYIAFIPENDEQMLQGNYAVYILNNTKQDALFTYYLKENDKYICTDFDRVDEASALMLSNIDKSQFEKWEHIKFHFIYFKKENEIFKNPEVIDIRVKPLRFYKEENYNYVPAIGEKCFLIPLSEKEVQQPEEWKEEQWKNEKVLKSPGIKIIGHIKDMAKPSPFPKEHIIEHGVAEVDLHIEELVDDLSKFKNNDFLNFQIEYFIKMLDSAIANKFKNIIFIHGVGNGSLKKEIITKLKNNYPDLSYQDASMLKYGKGAINISL; encoded by the coding sequence ATGAATTTAAAACCCGGCGACAGAGTCAGTTTCCTGAACGAAAAACGCGATGGTATTGTAAAAAAGATTTTACAAAATAAAATGGTTATTGTTGAAATTGAAGATGGCTTTGAAATACCTGTAATTTCAAGCGATCTGGTAAAGGTGAATGCTTTCGATGACGAAGAACAAAACGATAATAAATATTCAAATCGTAAGAACGATACACAACCTGAACCTGAAGAAAGATTCCCTGAACGATTTGGTTTTGATACTTCATTAACAGAAGATTTAAAATTAAAAAAAGGATTTTATATTGCATTTATTCCCGAAAATGATGAACAGATGCTGCAAGGCAATTATGCTGTTTACATTTTAAACAACACCAAACAGGATGCACTCTTCACTTATTACCTTAAAGAAAATGATAAATACATCTGTACCGATTTCGATCGTGTTGATGAAGCATCAGCGCTAATGTTATCGAATATTGATAAGTCGCAATTTGAAAAATGGGAGCATATTAAATTTCATTTTATTTATTTCAAAAAAGAAAATGAAATTTTTAAAAATCCTGAAGTAATTGATATACGCGTAAAACCGCTTCGTTTCTATAAAGAAGAAAATTATAATTACGTACCGGCAATAGGTGAAAAATGTTTTTTAATTCCTTTGTCAGAAAAAGAAGTACAACAACCCGAAGAATGGAAAGAAGAGCAATGGAAAAACGAAAAAGTTTTAAAATCGCCCGGTATTAAAATTATTGGACATATAAAGGATATGGCGAAACCTTCACCATTCCCCAAAGAACACATAATTGAACATGGCGTTGCCGAAGTTGACCTTCACATTGAAGAACTTGTTGATGATTTGTCAAAATTTAAAAACAATGATTTTTTAAATTTTCAAATTGAATATTTTATAAAAATGCTGGATAGTGCTATTGCCAATAAATTTAAAAATATCATTTTTATTCATGGCGTAGGTAATGGAAGCTTAAAGAAGGAAATTATTACCAAGCTGAAAAATAATTATCCCGACCTTTCATACCAGGATGCATCAATGTTAAAATATGGTAAAGGGGCAATAAATATTTCACTGTAA
- the gyrB gene encoding DNA topoisomerase (ATP-hydrolyzing) subunit B yields MSENEKILLEKETYTADSIQVLEGLEAVRKRPAMYIGDVGARGLHHLVYEVVDNSIDEALAGYCNKIDVFINEDNSITVIDNGRGIPTDMHEKEKKSALEVVMTVLHAGGKFNKDSYKVSGGLHGVGVSCVNALSSHLTVKVHRDGNLYIQEYEIGKPLYDVKAIGKSDKTGTETTFKPDGSIFITTVYSYEILISRLRELAFLNKGITLTITDKREKDENGNYVNDTFFSKEGLKEFVNYLDSTREKLMEEPIYMEGERNGVPVEVAMQYNSSFSENTHSYCNNINTHEGGTHLAGFRRALTRTLKSYADKSGMLAKLKFDINGDDFREGLTAVISVKVQEPQFEGQTKTKLGNNEIMGVVDQLVSEMLTYYLEEHPREAHTIVNKVILAATARHAARKARELVQRKGVLTGSGLPGKLADCSETDASLCEIYLVEGDSAGGTAKQGRDRRFQAILPLRGKILNVEKAMQHRVFDSEEIKNMYTALGITIGTEDDSKALNLEKLRYHKIIIMTDADVDGSHIATLILTFFFRYMKELIENGYVYIATPPLYLIKKSKEERYCWTEEERLAIVQELSKEGKESNVHIQRYKGLGEMNAEQLWMTTMNPEFRTLRQVTIENGAEADRIFSMLMGDEVPPRREFIEKNAKYAKIDA; encoded by the coding sequence ATGAGCGAAAACGAAAAGATTTTGTTGGAAAAAGAAACTTATACCGCAGATAGTATTCAGGTTCTTGAAGGACTGGAAGCCGTTAGGAAAAGACCAGCCATGTATATAGGCGATGTGGGTGCACGCGGATTACATCATTTGGTTTATGAAGTAGTTGATAATTCTATTGATGAAGCACTTGCCGGTTACTGTAATAAAATAGATGTATTTATTAATGAAGATAATTCCATTACTGTTATTGATAATGGTCGCGGTATTCCAACCGACATGCATGAAAAAGAAAAAAAATCGGCACTTGAAGTTGTAATGACAGTGCTTCATGCAGGAGGAAAATTCAATAAAGATTCATACAAAGTTTCCGGCGGTTTACATGGTGTTGGGGTTTCATGTGTTAATGCACTTTCTTCTCACCTTACTGTAAAAGTACATCGAGACGGCAATCTTTATATCCAGGAATATGAAATCGGGAAACCTTTATATGATGTAAAAGCTATTGGTAAATCGGATAAAACAGGTACCGAAACTACATTCAAACCGGATGGCTCTATTTTTATTACTACCGTTTATTCATATGAAATATTGATATCACGTTTGCGTGAATTAGCTTTCCTTAATAAAGGAATAACCCTTACCATTACTGACAAAAGAGAAAAAGATGAAAACGGCAACTATGTTAATGATACATTTTTCTCTAAAGAAGGATTAAAAGAATTTGTAAACTATCTCGATTCCACAAGGGAAAAGCTTATGGAAGAGCCTATCTATATGGAAGGAGAAAGAAATGGTGTGCCTGTTGAAGTAGCAATGCAATACAACTCTTCCTTCTCGGAAAACACACACTCCTACTGTAATAATATAAATACACATGAAGGAGGAACACACCTTGCCGGATTCCGAAGAGCTTTAACCAGGACATTAAAATCGTATGCTGATAAATCAGGAATGCTGGCAAAACTGAAATTCGATATTAATGGTGATGATTTCCGTGAAGGTCTTACAGCTGTTATTTCTGTAAAAGTTCAGGAACCACAGTTTGAAGGACAAACCAAAACAAAACTTGGAAATAATGAAATAATGGGAGTTGTAGACCAACTGGTAAGTGAAATGCTTACCTATTATTTGGAAGAACATCCCAGGGAAGCACATACAATAGTAAATAAAGTTATTCTTGCTGCAACAGCCAGGCATGCTGCACGCAAAGCACGTGAGCTTGTTCAAAGAAAAGGTGTGTTAACAGGTTCAGGTCTACCGGGTAAATTAGCCGATTGCTCCGAAACAGATGCCTCACTTTGCGAGATTTACCTTGTAGAGGGAGACTCTGCAGGCGGAACAGCAAAACAAGGTCGCGACAGAAGATTCCAGGCTATTCTTCCTCTACGAGGAAAAATCCTGAATGTGGAAAAAGCTATGCAACACAGGGTATTCGACAGCGAAGAAATTAAAAACATGTATACTGCTCTCGGTATTACTATTGGTACCGAAGATGACTCTAAAGCGCTTAACCTCGAAAAACTCCGTTATCATAAAATCATCATCATGACCGATGCTGATGTTGACGGAAGCCATATTGCTACGCTTATCCTTACTTTCTTTTTCAGGTATATGAAAGAGCTTATCGAAAACGGTTATGTTTATATTGCAACTCCACCATTATATTTAATCAAAAAAAGTAAAGAAGAACGTTATTGCTGGACAGAAGAAGAAAGACTGGCAATAGTACAGGAACTTTCAAAAGAAGGAAAAGAATCCAATGTTCATATTCAACGTTACAAAGGTCTTGGTGAAATGAACGCCGAGCAACTTTGGATGACCACAATGAATCCTGAATTCCGTACACTTCGTCAGGTTACTATTGAAAATGGTGCAGAAGCTGACAGGATTTTCTCTATGCTTATGGGTGATGAAGTTCCACCACGTCGTGAATTCATTGAAAAGAATGCAAAATACGCAAAGATTGATGCTTAA
- a CDS encoding cold-shock protein gives MKTGLVKFFNEAKGYGFIKVDETGEEIFVHLSAVTEKIKQDDKVSFDITEGRKGPNAINVKKI, from the coding sequence ATGAAAACAGGTTTAGTAAAATTTTTCAACGAAGCCAAAGGTTATGGCTTTATTAAAGTTGACGAAACAGGTGAAGAGATTTTTGTTCACCTTTCAGCAGTAACTGAAAAAATTAAACAAGATGACAAAGTTTCTTTTGACATTACCGAAGGTCGAAAAGGCCCAAACGCTATAAATGTTAAAAAGATTTAA